Proteins encoded together in one Bos indicus isolate NIAB-ARS_2022 breed Sahiwal x Tharparkar chromosome 25, NIAB-ARS_B.indTharparkar_mat_pri_1.0, whole genome shotgun sequence window:
- the SAP25 gene encoding histone deacetylase complex subunit SAP25 isoform X2: MLPWTPRQWGAGEEQAPRERRPSVGSGLSQAWDSREKALGEPGTAAQGSPQPWPRRLSWTRKEQLRPRLPPGLAAKHSLGTPVPFSPQRTWGVAPSKMALLAPWDPNYEATAGRRLVWGPSCASGVSFSGRTLYHPSFWPLYQAASCRDLRPSLAGHRGEEQAPRTAGFPVMCSEDVFFLDPLLPHGQRVPLYLSEVPQQVSAPPASASPQPSGRACGEPLPLLSPQVMGSLKLLLPRPIMSPWLLPIPSSGCSTTWLSGPELIALTGLLQMSQGEPRPSSSGAPGLLSGSPAPASDHPAASGGPGCSHCGEPSLPGTPDAQGP, translated from the exons ATGCTGCCCTGGACCCCCCGGCAGTGGGGCGCGGGCGAAGAGCAGGCGCCCAGGGAACGACGCCCCTCAGTGGGCAGCGGCCTCTCCCAGGCCTGGGACTCCAGAGAGAAAGCCCTTGGGGAACCAGGAACAGCCGCACAGGGCAG CCCTCAGCCCTGGCCTCGAAGGCTTTCCTGGACTCGGAAAGAGCAGCTACGGCCTCGGCTGCCCCCAGGCCTGGCTGCCAAGCATTCCCTGGGAACTCCAG ttCCTTTCTCCCCTCAGAGGACTTGGGGGGTGGCACCATCAAAGATGGCCCTGCTAGCGCCCTGGGACCCCAACTATGAGGCTACAGCAGGACGTCGGCTGGTGTGG GGACCCAGCTGTGCGTCTGGCGTCTCCTTCTCAGGCCGGACCTTGTACCATCCCTCATTCTGGCCTCTGTACCAGGCAGCCTCATGCAGGGACCTCAGGCCCAGTCTAGCAGGACATCGGGGTGAAGAGCAAGCGCCCAGGACTGCAG GGTTCCCGGTGATGTGCTCTGAAGACGTCTTCTTTCTGGACCCTCTGCTGCCCCATGGGCAGCGTGTTCCCCTGTACCTATCTGAGGTCCCTCAGCAGGTAAGCGCTCCTCCTGCCTCGGCCTCACCCCAGCCTTCAGGCAGGGCTTGCGGGGAGCCActgcccctcctctctcctcaggTGATGGGCTCTCTGAAGCTGCTGCTCCCACGCCCGATCATGTCCCCCTGGCTCCTCCCCATTCCATCTTCAGGCTGCTCCACTACCTGGCTCAGTGGGCCAGAGCTGATCGCCCTCACTGGCCTCCTGCAGATGAGCCAGGGGGAACCAAGACCCAGCTCCTCAGGGGCTCCCGGGCTCCTTTctggctccccagcccctgcctctgaTCACCCAGCTGCCAGTGGTGGCCCAGGCTGTTCTCACTGTGGGGAACCATCTCTCCCTGGGACCCCAGATGCCCAAGGTCCATAG
- the SAP25 gene encoding histone deacetylase complex subunit SAP25 isoform X1, whose amino-acid sequence MLPWTPRQWGAGEEQAPRERRPSVGSGLSQAWDSREKALGEPGTAAQGSPQPWPRRLSWTRKEQLRPRLPPGLAAKHSLGTPVSCPLSPCPRPPVPFSPQRTWGVAPSKMALLAPWDPNYEATAGRRLVWGPSCASGVSFSGRTLYHPSFWPLYQAASCRDLRPSLAGHRGEEQAPRTAGFPVMCSEDVFFLDPLLPHGQRVPLYLSEVPQQVSAPPASASPQPSGRACGEPLPLLSPQVMGSLKLLLPRPIMSPWLLPIPSSGCSTTWLSGPELIALTGLLQMSQGEPRPSSSGAPGLLSGSPAPASDHPAASGGPGCSHCGEPSLPGTPDAQGP is encoded by the exons ATGCTGCCCTGGACCCCCCGGCAGTGGGGCGCGGGCGAAGAGCAGGCGCCCAGGGAACGACGCCCCTCAGTGGGCAGCGGCCTCTCCCAGGCCTGGGACTCCAGAGAGAAAGCCCTTGGGGAACCAGGAACAGCCGCACAGGGCAG CCCTCAGCCCTGGCCTCGAAGGCTTTCCTGGACTCGGAAAGAGCAGCTACGGCCTCGGCTGCCCCCAGGCCTGGCTGCCAAGCATTCCCTGGGAACTCCAG tctcctgccctctctccccctgcccccgccccccagttCCTTTCTCCCCTCAGAGGACTTGGGGGGTGGCACCATCAAAGATGGCCCTGCTAGCGCCCTGGGACCCCAACTATGAGGCTACAGCAGGACGTCGGCTGGTGTGG GGACCCAGCTGTGCGTCTGGCGTCTCCTTCTCAGGCCGGACCTTGTACCATCCCTCATTCTGGCCTCTGTACCAGGCAGCCTCATGCAGGGACCTCAGGCCCAGTCTAGCAGGACATCGGGGTGAAGAGCAAGCGCCCAGGACTGCAG GGTTCCCGGTGATGTGCTCTGAAGACGTCTTCTTTCTGGACCCTCTGCTGCCCCATGGGCAGCGTGTTCCCCTGTACCTATCTGAGGTCCCTCAGCAGGTAAGCGCTCCTCCTGCCTCGGCCTCACCCCAGCCTTCAGGCAGGGCTTGCGGGGAGCCActgcccctcctctctcctcaggTGATGGGCTCTCTGAAGCTGCTGCTCCCACGCCCGATCATGTCCCCCTGGCTCCTCCCCATTCCATCTTCAGGCTGCTCCACTACCTGGCTCAGTGGGCCAGAGCTGATCGCCCTCACTGGCCTCCTGCAGATGAGCCAGGGGGAACCAAGACCCAGCTCCTCAGGGGCTCCCGGGCTCCTTTctggctccccagcccctgcctctgaTCACCCAGCTGCCAGTGGTGGCCCAGGCTGTTCTCACTGTGGGGAACCATCTCTCCCTGGGACCCCAGATGCCCAAGGTCCATAG
- the SAP25 gene encoding histone deacetylase complex subunit SAP25 isoform X3 has protein sequence MLPWTPRQWGAGEEQAPRERRPSVGSGLSQAWDSREKALGEPGTAAQGSPQPWPRRLSWTRKEQLRPRLPPGLAAKHSLGTPVSCPLSPCPRPPVPFSPQRTWGVAPSKMALLAPWDPNYEATAGRRLVWGPSCASGVSFSGRTLYHPSFWPLYQAASCRDLRPSLAGHRGEEQAPRTAGFPVMCSEDVFFLDPLLPHGQRVPLYLSEVPQQVMGSLKLLLPRPIMSPWLLPIPSSGCSTTWLSGPELIALTGLLQMSQGEPRPSSSGAPGLLSGSPAPASDHPAASGGPGCSHCGEPSLPGTPDAQGP, from the exons ATGCTGCCCTGGACCCCCCGGCAGTGGGGCGCGGGCGAAGAGCAGGCGCCCAGGGAACGACGCCCCTCAGTGGGCAGCGGCCTCTCCCAGGCCTGGGACTCCAGAGAGAAAGCCCTTGGGGAACCAGGAACAGCCGCACAGGGCAG CCCTCAGCCCTGGCCTCGAAGGCTTTCCTGGACTCGGAAAGAGCAGCTACGGCCTCGGCTGCCCCCAGGCCTGGCTGCCAAGCATTCCCTGGGAACTCCAG tctcctgccctctctccccctgcccccgccccccagttCCTTTCTCCCCTCAGAGGACTTGGGGGGTGGCACCATCAAAGATGGCCCTGCTAGCGCCCTGGGACCCCAACTATGAGGCTACAGCAGGACGTCGGCTGGTGTGG GGACCCAGCTGTGCGTCTGGCGTCTCCTTCTCAGGCCGGACCTTGTACCATCCCTCATTCTGGCCTCTGTACCAGGCAGCCTCATGCAGGGACCTCAGGCCCAGTCTAGCAGGACATCGGGGTGAAGAGCAAGCGCCCAGGACTGCAG GGTTCCCGGTGATGTGCTCTGAAGACGTCTTCTTTCTGGACCCTCTGCTGCCCCATGGGCAGCGTGTTCCCCTGTACCTATCTGAGGTCCCTCAGCAG gTGATGGGCTCTCTGAAGCTGCTGCTCCCACGCCCGATCATGTCCCCCTGGCTCCTCCCCATTCCATCTTCAGGCTGCTCCACTACCTGGCTCAGTGGGCCAGAGCTGATCGCCCTCACTGGCCTCCTGCAGATGAGCCAGGGGGAACCAAGACCCAGCTCCTCAGGGGCTCCCGGGCTCCTTTctggctccccagcccctgcctctgaTCACCCAGCTGCCAGTGGTGGCCCAGGCTGTTCTCACTGTGGGGAACCATCTCTCCCTGGGACCCCAGATGCCCAAGGTCCATAG
- the LOC109578427 gene encoding insulin receptor substrate 1-like isoform X2, translated as MLRAARGQTKSGAGERRGVSRPVRTPPPSPGTALSTPPLPVPSQPSQPLASATWLLWARMKPGDPTTTPEAQSAAVALGPPRPWVCPADVRLCGHLRKQKSQRRRFFVLRADPPRLECYESEKKFRAGRTPPKFSVSLGGACTISKRMDARQRHLIVLYTRDRSLGVAAASEAEQQAWYSALLEARATAGPSSHEDPGAWILAPFQDVWPVTLRPKGLGRARGLGSGGYCLCLGSGVLSLLRKPGGRGSGATGASPPPALRLSLLSVRRCGHADSFFFLELGRSAPTGPGELWLQAPDAVVAQSIHETVLAAMKRIGDSGAVGRAEPLPRKPPTGAFRPSVPQSYETPDSAAQTSELYRRNGPSETSEQATLKTLARLGEAVSNPARLEQGGGYITTGAGSDYEPMKGGQAGGYVVMEPPGLPASTKAASRQPLQDGGVTEYVTMSCCAPRSFSSSFLPLSSGAGEPGPGLQGVHLGIRDGWGRAGAQPCLQPPSELAGEYVCIEYAAADYIGMGTANPEPPDQGLNYVDLDLVPPLEVRGHAPGARSRPHSYARLEFQNLAEAGSSCSITPDSQVRFGPPPCP; from the exons ATGCTGCGCGCAGCGAGGGGCCAAACGAAGTCGGGAGCAGGAGAGAGACGCGGAGTATCCAGACCGGTCAGGACGCCGCCCCCGTCCCCGGGGACCGCTCTTTCTACCCCGCCTCTGCCAGTCCCTTCCCAGCCGTCCCAGCCCCTTGCTTCGGCCACCTGGTTGCTTTGGGCAAGAATGAAGCCCGGAGACCCCACGACGACCCCAGAGGCCCAGTCGGCCGCCGTGGCTCTGGGTCCGCCGCGGCCCTGGGTCTGCCCGGCTGACGTGCGGCTCTGCGGCCACCTGCGGAAGCAGAAGTCCCAACGCCGCCGCTTTTTTGTGCTCCGCGCCGACCCGCCGCGCCTTGAGTGTTACGAAAGCGAGAAGAAGTTCCGTGCCGGCCGAACGCCGCCCAAGTTCAGCGTGAGCCTGGGGGGCGCCTGCACCATCAGCAAGCGCATGGACGCGCGCCAGCGCCACCTGATCGTCCTGTACACGCGCGACCGCAGCCTGGGCGTGGCGGCGGCCAGCGAGGCGGAGCAGCAGGCGTGGTACAGCGCCCTGCTCGAGGCGCGCGCCACCGCCG GTCCCAGTTCCCACGAGGACCCCGGGGCCTGGATCCTCGCTCCATTTCAGGACGTCTGGCCTGTGACGCTGCGACCCAAGGGGCTGGGGCGGGCACGAGGCCTGGGCAGCGGCGGCTACTGCCTGTGCCTGGGTTCCGGGGTACTGAGTCTGCTGCGGAAGCCAGGGGGCAGAGGCTCCGGGGCCACCGGGGCATCTCCGCCGCCGGCCCTGCGCCTGTCCCTGCTCAGCGTGCGCCGGTGCGGCCACGCagactctttcttcttcctggagCTCGGCCGCTCGGCACCCACGGGTCCCGGGGAGCTGTGGCTACAGGCCCCCGACGCCGTGGTGGCCCAAAGCATTCACGAGACCGTCCTGGCCGCCATGAAGCGAATCGGGGACAGTGGCGCTGTTGGCAGGGCTGAGCCACTGCCAAGAAAGCCCCCAACGGGAGCTTTCAGACCCTCTGTCCCCCAATCTTATGAGACCCCAGACTCCGCGGCCCAAACAAGCGAGCTGTACCGTCGGAATGGCCCGAGTGAGACCAGCGAGCAAGCAACCCTCAAGACCCTGGCGAGGCTTGGGGAGGCAGTCTCCAACCCTGCGAGGTTGGAGCAGGGCGGGGGCTACATAACAACGGGAGCCGGGAGTGACTACGAGCCCATGAAGGGCGGCCAAGCCGGCGGCTACGTTGTGATGGAGCCCCCGGGCCTTCCCGCTTCCACCAAAGCAGCTTCCCGCCAGCCGCTCCAGGATGGAGGGGTCACTGAATACGTGACCATGAGCTGTTGTGCACCACGGTCCTTTTCCTCAAGTTTCTTGCCTCTTTCCTCCGGGGCCGGGGAGCCTGGACCCGGGCTCCAAGGCGTTCATCTCGGCATCCGAGACGGCTGGGGACGGGCTGGGGCTCAGCCCTGCTTGCAGCCGCCATCAGAGTTAGCCGGGGAGTACGTATGCATTGAGTATGCGGCTGCGGACTACATAGGAATGGGCACTGCCAACCCCGAGCCCCCGGACCAAGGCCTCAACTACGTGGACCTGGATCTGGTCCCTCCCCTGGAGGTGCGAGGCCACGCCCCTGGGGCCAGGTCCCGCCCACATAGCTACGCTCGGCTGGAGTTCCAGAACCTCGCGGAGGCCGGG AGTTCCTGCAGCATCACCCCAGACTCTCAAGTCCGCTTtggccccccaccctgcccctga
- the LOC109578427 gene encoding insulin receptor substrate 1-like isoform X1: MLRAARGQTKSGAGERRGVSRPVRTPPPSPGTALSTPPLPVPSQPSQPLASATWLLWARMKPGDPTTTPEAQSAAVALGPPRPWVCPADVRLCGHLRKQKSQRRRFFVLRADPPRLECYESEKKFRAGRTPPKFSVSLGGACTISKRMDARQRHLIVLYTRDRSLGVAAASEAEQQAWYSALLEARATAGPSSHEDPGAWILAPFQDVWPVTLRPKGLGRARGLGSGGYCLCLGSGVLSLLRKPGGRGSGATGASPPPALRLSLLSVRRCGHADSFFFLELGRSAPTGPGELWLQAPDAVVAQSIHETVLAAMKRIGDSGAVGRAEPLPRKPPTGAFRPSVPQSYETPDSAAQTSELYRRNGPSETSEQATLKTLARLGEAVSNPARLEQGGGYITTGAGSDYEPMKGGQAGGYVVMEPPGLPASTKAASRQPLQDGGVTEYVTMSCCAPRSFSSSFLPLSSGAGEPGPGLQGVHLGIRDGWGRAGAQPCLQPPSELAGEYVCIEYAAADYIGMGTANPEPPDQGLNYVDLDLVPPLEVRGHAPGARSRPHSYARLEFQNLAEAGVRRHPTPISLPTPTPASPRQDTTQYS, translated from the exons ATGCTGCGCGCAGCGAGGGGCCAAACGAAGTCGGGAGCAGGAGAGAGACGCGGAGTATCCAGACCGGTCAGGACGCCGCCCCCGTCCCCGGGGACCGCTCTTTCTACCCCGCCTCTGCCAGTCCCTTCCCAGCCGTCCCAGCCCCTTGCTTCGGCCACCTGGTTGCTTTGGGCAAGAATGAAGCCCGGAGACCCCACGACGACCCCAGAGGCCCAGTCGGCCGCCGTGGCTCTGGGTCCGCCGCGGCCCTGGGTCTGCCCGGCTGACGTGCGGCTCTGCGGCCACCTGCGGAAGCAGAAGTCCCAACGCCGCCGCTTTTTTGTGCTCCGCGCCGACCCGCCGCGCCTTGAGTGTTACGAAAGCGAGAAGAAGTTCCGTGCCGGCCGAACGCCGCCCAAGTTCAGCGTGAGCCTGGGGGGCGCCTGCACCATCAGCAAGCGCATGGACGCGCGCCAGCGCCACCTGATCGTCCTGTACACGCGCGACCGCAGCCTGGGCGTGGCGGCGGCCAGCGAGGCGGAGCAGCAGGCGTGGTACAGCGCCCTGCTCGAGGCGCGCGCCACCGCCG GTCCCAGTTCCCACGAGGACCCCGGGGCCTGGATCCTCGCTCCATTTCAGGACGTCTGGCCTGTGACGCTGCGACCCAAGGGGCTGGGGCGGGCACGAGGCCTGGGCAGCGGCGGCTACTGCCTGTGCCTGGGTTCCGGGGTACTGAGTCTGCTGCGGAAGCCAGGGGGCAGAGGCTCCGGGGCCACCGGGGCATCTCCGCCGCCGGCCCTGCGCCTGTCCCTGCTCAGCGTGCGCCGGTGCGGCCACGCagactctttcttcttcctggagCTCGGCCGCTCGGCACCCACGGGTCCCGGGGAGCTGTGGCTACAGGCCCCCGACGCCGTGGTGGCCCAAAGCATTCACGAGACCGTCCTGGCCGCCATGAAGCGAATCGGGGACAGTGGCGCTGTTGGCAGGGCTGAGCCACTGCCAAGAAAGCCCCCAACGGGAGCTTTCAGACCCTCTGTCCCCCAATCTTATGAGACCCCAGACTCCGCGGCCCAAACAAGCGAGCTGTACCGTCGGAATGGCCCGAGTGAGACCAGCGAGCAAGCAACCCTCAAGACCCTGGCGAGGCTTGGGGAGGCAGTCTCCAACCCTGCGAGGTTGGAGCAGGGCGGGGGCTACATAACAACGGGAGCCGGGAGTGACTACGAGCCCATGAAGGGCGGCCAAGCCGGCGGCTACGTTGTGATGGAGCCCCCGGGCCTTCCCGCTTCCACCAAAGCAGCTTCCCGCCAGCCGCTCCAGGATGGAGGGGTCACTGAATACGTGACCATGAGCTGTTGTGCACCACGGTCCTTTTCCTCAAGTTTCTTGCCTCTTTCCTCCGGGGCCGGGGAGCCTGGACCCGGGCTCCAAGGCGTTCATCTCGGCATCCGAGACGGCTGGGGACGGGCTGGGGCTCAGCCCTGCTTGCAGCCGCCATCAGAGTTAGCCGGGGAGTACGTATGCATTGAGTATGCGGCTGCGGACTACATAGGAATGGGCACTGCCAACCCCGAGCCCCCGGACCAAGGCCTCAACTACGTGGACCTGGATCTGGTCCCTCCCCTGGAGGTGCGAGGCCACGCCCCTGGGGCCAGGTCCCGCCCACATAGCTACGCTCGGCTGGAGTTCCAGAACCTCGCGGAGGCCGGGGTGAGAAGAcatcccacccccatctccctgccaactcccacccccgcctcccctcGACAGGACACCACTCAGTATAGCTGA